In the Pseudolabrys taiwanensis genome, one interval contains:
- a CDS encoding aromatic ring-hydroxylating oxygenase subunit alpha, protein MTDHQAIELPTAEDIRSLVRPDHVHRRAYADPSVFQLEQDKIFGKLWIYVAHESQLKKPGDFVRTRLAEHEVLVTRGEDGKINVLKNRCPHRGARLCMADKGTSRLFSCPYHAWVFRPDGSLSSVPHKKSYPESFDLADPRNHMQRIEQIEIYRGFVFATLNENPEPLLKHLGEMTEVIDNLVDRAPDGEIEMADSVFSLEYRGNWKLHMENAADIFHPSFVHSSSVMPARRAPANASIIDQDQTREMLMANGFGFDEWEGIQLNGTPSGHTYMKNFYNRGVLSPEQQDPVVVRYRAALVARLGEEKAAHVLGMNRFNNIIYPNLIINAQYQQMRVATPLAVDRTLVRIFCFRLKGAPDEMFHRAVRFQTTLGSPASMIFSDDVEMLERCQQGLSKEEGPWVDFSRGLDSDRRAESGAVSGAASEMPMRVQFQAWVNYLTAEAA, encoded by the coding sequence ATGACCGACCATCAAGCGATCGAACTGCCGACAGCGGAGGATATCCGCAGCCTTGTGCGCCCGGACCACGTGCATCGGCGCGCTTATGCGGACCCGTCGGTTTTTCAGCTCGAGCAGGACAAGATCTTCGGCAAGCTGTGGATCTACGTTGCGCATGAGAGCCAGCTCAAGAAGCCGGGCGATTTCGTGCGCACGCGCCTTGCCGAACATGAAGTGCTGGTGACGCGGGGCGAGGATGGCAAGATCAACGTGCTCAAGAACCGCTGTCCGCATCGCGGCGCGCGCCTTTGCATGGCCGACAAAGGCACCAGCCGGCTATTCAGCTGCCCGTATCACGCGTGGGTGTTCCGGCCGGACGGTTCGCTGTCCTCCGTGCCGCACAAGAAGAGCTATCCCGAGAGCTTCGATCTTGCCGACCCGCGCAACCATATGCAGCGTATCGAGCAGATCGAGATCTATCGCGGCTTCGTCTTCGCCACGTTGAACGAGAATCCGGAGCCGTTGCTGAAGCATCTCGGCGAGATGACGGAGGTCATCGACAACCTGGTGGACCGCGCGCCGGATGGGGAGATCGAAATGGCCGATTCGGTCTTCAGTCTCGAGTATCGCGGCAATTGGAAGCTGCACATGGAGAATGCAGCGGACATTTTCCATCCGAGTTTCGTGCATTCGTCGTCGGTCATGCCGGCGCGCCGTGCGCCCGCCAATGCCTCGATCATCGATCAGGATCAGACCCGCGAGATGCTGATGGCCAACGGCTTCGGCTTCGATGAGTGGGAAGGCATCCAGCTCAACGGCACTCCGAGCGGTCATACCTACATGAAGAACTTCTATAACCGTGGCGTGCTGTCGCCGGAGCAGCAGGACCCCGTGGTGGTGCGCTATCGCGCCGCGCTGGTCGCCAGGCTTGGCGAGGAAAAGGCCGCGCACGTGCTCGGCATGAACCGCTTCAACAACATCATCTATCCGAACCTGATCATCAACGCGCAGTACCAGCAGATGCGCGTCGCGACGCCGCTCGCGGTCGATCGGACGCTGGTGCGCATCTTCTGTTTCAGGCTGAAGGGCGCGCCGGACGAGATGTTCCACCGTGCCGTCCGGTTCCAGACCACGCTCGGCTCGCCGGCCTCAATGATCTTCTCCGACGACGTCGAGATGCTCGAACGCTGCCAGCAGGGGCTGTCGAAGGAGGAGGGCCCTTGGGTCGATTTCTCCCGCGGTCTCGACAGCGACCGGCGTGCCGAGAGTGGCGCCGTGTCGGGCGCGGCAAGCGAAATGCCCATGCGCGTGCAGTTCCAGGCGTGGGTGAACTATCTGACGGCCGAGGCGGCGTGA
- a CDS encoding TetR/AcrR family transcriptional regulator translates to MVQVKKKQVRQAILDSAYDLFSERGYNSTTLQEIAERAGVGVSSLYSYFPSKIHLLYAVVEPWTKEAFDRLEERVKKQKTPRDKLSTILLGVWRDVPMENLGLANSHMEALASADPKQQKPAPLLKWVEERLMMMLASALPESKIDYEVLPNLFMMAYDGFVINRRLNDLRDIERVSNAMCDILLGPAKP, encoded by the coding sequence GTGGTTCAGGTCAAGAAAAAGCAGGTTCGGCAGGCGATCCTCGACAGCGCCTACGATTTGTTTTCGGAGCGTGGCTACAACAGCACGACCCTGCAAGAGATCGCCGAACGGGCCGGCGTCGGCGTCAGCAGCCTTTACTCGTATTTTCCGTCGAAGATCCACCTCCTCTATGCGGTGGTGGAGCCTTGGACTAAGGAGGCTTTCGACAGGCTTGAAGAACGTGTGAAGAAGCAGAAGACGCCGCGGGACAAGCTCAGCACGATTCTGCTCGGTGTTTGGCGTGATGTGCCTATGGAGAACCTTGGGCTCGCCAACAGCCACATGGAGGCCCTTGCGTCGGCCGACCCGAAGCAGCAGAAGCCTGCACCGCTTCTGAAGTGGGTCGAGGAGCGGCTGATGATGATGCTGGCCTCGGCGCTGCCGGAGAGCAAGATCGACTACGAGGTGCTGCCGAACCTGTTCATGATGGCTTACGACGGTTTCGTCATTAACCGCCGCCTCAACGATCTGCGCGACATCGAGCGGGTGTCGAACGCGATGTGCGATATTCTTCTCGGTCCCGCCAAGCCCTGA
- a CDS encoding aromatic-ring-hydroxylating dioxygenase subunit beta, whose translation MLDYQTQRQIELFLFEEARLLDDGDFQGWLKLYEPQGIYWMPSQPGQTDPLNVASIIYEDHGILSIRVQRLLEERALVLTPMPRTTHLVSNIVARTAEDGGFAVEAAFVCVVHQDVKQKLYSGRHAYELVRNGDTFRIKLKRVSLMNCDGVHTPMAIPL comes from the coding sequence ATGCTCGATTACCAGACGCAGCGGCAGATCGAGTTGTTCCTGTTCGAGGAGGCGCGCCTCCTCGACGACGGCGATTTCCAGGGCTGGTTGAAGCTCTACGAGCCGCAGGGCATCTACTGGATGCCGAGCCAGCCCGGGCAGACCGATCCGCTCAACGTCGCTTCCATCATCTACGAAGACCATGGCATCCTCTCGATCCGCGTGCAGCGGCTCCTGGAGGAGCGCGCGCTGGTCTTGACGCCGATGCCGCGCACGACCCATCTCGTCAGCAACATCGTGGCGCGGACCGCGGAGGATGGCGGCTTTGCGGTCGAGGCCGCCTTCGTCTGCGTCGTGCACCAGGACGTGAAACAGAAGCTGTACTCGGGGCGGCATGCCTACGAACTCGTCCGGAACGGCGATACCTTCCGAATCAAGTTGAAACGCGTATCCTTGATGAATTGCGACGGTGTTCACACGCCGATGGCCATCCCCCTCTAA